Part of the Vulcanisaeta thermophila genome, TCAGCCCCAAAGGCATACCCACGGTAAACAGAGCCATCTTTAAGCACCAAGTAACGCCTCCTATACCCGAATCATGACCCTCAACAACGATGTAAAGAACCTTTATAAACTTTACCTCAAGAAACAAACCCCTATATAGACGAAGAGGCAAAACAAAAACCAAAATCACAACAATAATAATGAACATTTCTCATCCTTTCACACCATGGCAAAATTTTGCCATGGGCCGAACCACGGCACACAAACCGAAACACGTACTATAGCATGGATTAAATGTGTGGGAATGCTTATATATTGTTTATACACCGTCGTATTGTGCTCCTTATCATTAAGGTGGGTGGGTCTGTGATTAGGAGGGGTCTGGACCCCCTGGTTAGTGAGGTTCCTGGGTTGGTTAGGGATGGTTTTAGGGTTGTTATTGCACATGGTGGTGGTTGGTTTGTTAATGAGTTGATGGAGAGGATGGGTATGAAGCCCAGGTTCGTGACAAGCCCCAGTGGTGTGGTTAGTAGGTACACCGACCTGGAGACCCTGAGGGTGTACGTGATGGGCATGATGTACCTCAACAAGGAGTTGGTGGGTAGGTTGCAGGGTGTGGGTGTTAGGGCCATTGGGTTGAGTGGCCTCGATGGTGGTCTGCTCAGGGCTAGGAGGAAGGAGAGCCTGGTGATAATTGATGAGAGGGGTAGGGAGAGGGTGATCGATGGTGGCTACACAGGTAAGATAGAGGGTGCGAATACGGACCTAGTGACCAAACTCCTCGATGATGGTTACGTACCCGTGATAGCGCCCGTGGCCATGGACGTGAAGACAGGGGGCCCCTTGAACGTGGACAGTGACCAGGTTATTGAGGCTTTGGCTCAGTCCATGACCCCCAACTACGCATTAATACTCACGGACGTGGATGGATTACTAATAGGGGGTAATGTGGTTAAGAGGCTAACGCCTGAGGAAGCCCTGGCCCTGTTCAAGAACCCAGAGGTTAAGGGTGGTATGAGGAGGAAGATCTACATGGCGGCCCAACTGGCCTCTAAGGGGGTTTACACAATAATATCCAATGGAACCGTGGAGAACCCCATAAGGAGTGCACTGGCGGGCCTTGGGACCCACATCACGGCCTCTAGATAATTCCATGAATTATAAATAGATATTGTATAATGGGCGAAATGCTTAAATAGGTTATTGCTCCCTTGCTTACGATGCCCACAAAGGTGACCTGTCAGGTCTGTGGTGCGGATATAAACGTACCTGATGATGTACTCGACGGCGAGTTGGTCTCCTGCCCATCCTGCGGTCAGAAATACCAGGTGGTTATTCAGAATGGCTTAATACAGCTTAAGTTGATAAATGTTGAGGAGGAGGATTGGGGCGAGTAATGAAGGTGGGTGGTGGTCATTGAAACACTACACTTCATCTACGACGTCGCAAGGCTCGATGAGAGGCTCCTAATTAGGGAGTTCGAGGCAGCCGGGGCACCCTTTAAGCTGGTTAACGCGGAGCAGTTAATCTTCAGGTTCCCAGGCAATGACCTAAGGGGTACCGCGTTTATTAGGACCATAAGCCAGGTAAGGACACAGTTAATCGCGCAGCTTTACGAGAGCCTTGGCGGCTCCTCAATAAACCCAGCCCGCTCAATAATCAACGGTAACAACAAGGCGGTAACCCTGGCATTACTGAGTAGGTTCAACGTACCCACACCCAACACCCTAGTGGCGTTCTCGGGGGAATTGGCCGTGAAGTCCCTGGACCAGGTGGGCCGCCCAACCATTGTGAAGCCCATCCATGGCTCCTGGGGTAGGCTTGTGAGCCTGGTTCACGGGCCCGAGGACCTGGAACTCCTCACTAGGCATAGGGAGTCCATGGAGAACCCACAGTACAGTGTCTACCTACTCCAGGAATTCATAAGGAAGCCTGGGCGTGACATCAGGGTCACGGTGGTTGGGGATAGGGCCGTGGCTGCCATTTACAGGTACGCAGTCACTGATGACTGGAGAACAAACACCGCGAGAGGTGGTAAGGCGGAGCCCGTTAAGATAGACCCGGAGCTTGAGGACATAAGTGTAAGGGCCACGAAGGCAGTGGGCGCTTACTACGCGGGGGTTGATGTGGTGGAGTCTGACGGTGGTTACAAGGTCCTTGAGGTTAACACAGTGCCTGAGTTCAAGAACGTCCAGAGGGTCACGGGTGTCAATGTGGCGAGGGCCATTGTGGAGCTAACCATCGACCTGATCAAGAGGGGCTTCTAATGATGTTCACGGATGATTTCAAGATTAAAATGCTCATGGAGGCACTAAGCATATACTCACCCACGGGTAATGAGCACGAATTCGCAAAGTTCCTATACGAATTCATGAACTCCCAGGGCGTTGATGTTAAAATCGACGATGTGGGCAATGTAATAGCCACCAGGGGCCTTGGAAAACCCACCCTGTGGCTCCACGCACACATGGACACTGTGCCCGGGATGCTGGAGGTGAGGAGGGTTGGCGATAAGGTAATTGGTAGGGGTGCGTCGGACGATAAGGGCCCACTCATGGCCATGGTCTTCGCACTCCTGGAGACACGCGTGGTTAAGGGTACGGTGGTCTTCACGGGGGTTGTTCATGAGGAGGGCGATAGCCTTGGGACGAAGTTCCTAATAAACAGCGCAGTGGCCCCAAGGCCCGACGGTATAATAGTGGCGGAGCCCACTGGGGTGAATAAGGTGGTTACCAAGTACAGGGGTGGGGTTAAGGCGGTCATAAGGGTGAGCACCAGGGGAGGCCACGCATCAAACCCAGACCTGGACTCCAACGCAATAATAAAGGCGTGGGAGATCTACAGGGAATTAAGCACCGCCCTAAGGTCCGGGACATCCTACGAGAACTTCCTAGTAACACCCACAATGATGCAGTGCGGTGAGGCGGAGAACGTAATACCCAGCAGGTGCCAATTAACACTGGACATAAGAATACCACCTGGCAGGACGTGCAGTGACGTAGCCAAAGCCGTGAACGACGTACTGAGTAACCACAGGGACGGTGTTAGTATTGAGTTGAGGCCATGCACCGAGCCCGTGGAGGTGGACATAAACAACCCAGCGGTCAGGGCGGTCTCAAGGGCGATAATAAAAACCCTAAACCAAAGACCCATACTGGCCAGGAAGTGGGGGACGAGCGACATGAACGAGCTTGTGGCCCTAACAAGGAACTTGGTGGCTTATGGACCTGGGGAGGGCTTCTTCTCTCACTCTGAGGAGGAGTTTGTGCGGGTGGATGATTATTTAAACGCCATAAAGATATACCGCAACTCCATCCTGGAATTCATGAACATAGTGCAACCATAACCTAAAAATACTTCTGCATATTAATATTTACCACTTAAGGGTAAAATTTATAAGCTATTTACACCATGGTGAGGAGGGGGTTATCATTGAAAGACAAACCCAAGTTCCAGGTTCGGAACGGGAGTTAATAAGGCTCTTTAGACGTGAGGGTATTGACTACGTGGATGGTGAGGATGTTATCAGGGAGGTGACCTCTGAATGGCCTCTTCCTCCGAGGTTAATGTTCAGTAGCTTCCACATAGAGCCTGAGGTGCCCAGTGAGTTGTACATAACGGATACCACGTTTAGGGATGGTCAGCAGGCATTCAATGCCTATGGTGTTGAGGATGCCAGGGAGTTGTTCAGGCTCCTTGGTGAGTTGGATAATGGTAGTGGTAGGATCATAAGGAGCGAGTTCTTCCTATACACCGAGAGGGATAGGGCCATTGTTAAGGCCGTTAGGGAGTTAAACCTCGAGTACCCAAGGGTGATTGGTTGGGGTAGGGCTAGGATTGAGGATGTTCAATTGGTCAAGGAGGCGGGGCTTGATGAGATGGTAATGCTCATGTCCATATCGGACATACACATTAAGTACAAGTTCAACTCCACAAGGGATAGGGTGGTGAGTAAGTACCTAGCCGTGGCAGGCTACGCACTGAAGGAGGGGATTAGGCTCAGGTGTAGCCTTGAGGATATAACCAGGGCAGACATAGGCTTCGCACTATCCTTCGCAGAAAAACTACTGAGGCTTAGTGAGAAGTACGGTGTTGAGGTAACCATTAAGTTACCGGACACCACAGGCGTCGGGGTCCCATTCCCATTTGCTCAACTGCCATACTCAATACCAAAGCTTGTCTGGGTCTTTAGGAAGGTGCTGGGCATACCCAGTGATAGGCTTGAGTTCCATGGGCATGGGGACTACCACATGGCAGTGGCTAACGCGGTCTCCGCGTGGTTGTACGGGGCCGCCATAAACAACGCCACACTACTGGGTATTGGGGAGAGGGCGGGTAACGTGCCCATAGAGGCGTTGGTGATTTGGTACGCGAGGATAAGGGGCTCCTTCGATGGTATGAACCCAAGGGTCATCTCGAAAATAGCCGACTTCTTCAGGGGCCTGGGTTACGAGGTGCCCAGGTACCAACCCATAGTGGGTAGTAACGCCTTCTCCACGGCAGCGGGCATACACGTACAGGCGCAGTTGAGGAACCCAATAACCTACCTCTCCATGGACCCACAGATAATAGGTAGGAGCGCGAGTATAGTGATTGGGCCATACTCGGGCAGGAGCGCGATATACCACTGGCTGGTCACGCATGGGTTCAGGGCTGATGAGGACGTGGTGAATAGGGTGTACAATAGGGTTGTGGAGCTCTACAACAATGGGTTAAGGAGGCCCCTAACCGATGAGGAGCTCATGAGGATAACCAGCGAGGTTTTATCACTCAACCAATGACTTCCTAAGCGACTGTATTATCAAGCCCACATCATCATCAGTAATGCAGTAGGGCGGTAAAAGCCTAATGGTCGTACCACCAGCCACGCTGGCGAGGAGCCCCATGCCAATCAACGGGTCTAGGTACGGGTCAGCCCTCTTCTTAAGCTCCACACCAAGCATGAAACCCATACCCTTAACCCTAAGGACGGGCTTAAGGCCTGATAACTCATCACTCAACTCCCTAAGCAACTTCTCACCCATGTACCTAACCCTCTCGGGCACGTTCTCACTAATTAATACCTCAACACCAGCCCTGGCCGCAGCCATGACGAGGGGATTACCAGCGAATGTGGATCCGTGCTCCCCAGGCTCGAACACATCACCAAACTCCCTCCTAACCACCGTAACACCAATGGGCAACCCACCCGCTATTGACTTACCCGCGGTGAATATGTCAGGCTCCACACCATAGCCCTGAAAGGCCCAGTAATAACCAGTCCTCCCAAAGCCAGTCTGAACCTCGTCAAATATCAAAAGGACATTCCTCTCACTGGTCACCTGCCTAAGGGCCCTCAGGAACTCAGGCCTCGCGGGGTTAACACCACCCTCACCCTGTACAGGCTCCACAATGACAGCGGCCAAATCCTCAGTCACCAACTTATCCACCTGATCCACCGCATTAAACGGCGCAAACCTAACCCTGTAAGGCAGGGGCTCAAAGGCCCTCCTATACTTCTCATTACCAGTCACCGAGAGCGCACCCAACGTCCTACCGTGGAACGAGTTCATGAACGCCAGGAACTCAGCCCTCTTACTAATCTTCCTGGCTATCTTCAACGCAACCTCCACAGCCTCGGTACCACTGTTCTGTAGGAATACCTTACCGTATGTGTTGGGTACGATCCTCATGAACTCCCTAATGAAGGATGCCCTGGCATCATTGTAGAAGGTCAGTGGTACGGTTAGTATCTTATCCAACTGCTCCTTAATGGCCTCCACAACCCTCGGATTCCTATGCCCCAGGAAGGCAACGCCAAAGCCCGTGTGTGCGTCCAGGTACTTATTACCATTAGAGTCCCAGACATACTGCATGGAGCCCCTCACAATCACAATCCTCCTCTTAGTGTAGTAACGCGCCAGGTACTGATCCTCAAACCCCATCAACTCCTCCATCATCTCCTAACCACCCCCACCACGTAATCCACGAGCCTACCCGCAATGTTAATATTGGTTACGCTCATCAACCCCCTGAACTCAGGGACACCATTAACCTCATTGACCATGTACCCACGATCCTCACTATAAATCAAATCCACACCCGCGTAGTCAAGGCCCAGGGCCTCCACAGCCTTAACCGCCAACTCCTCCATCTCGGGGCTGGGCTTTATGGCGAAGGCCCTACCACCTCTGGCCACGTTACTCCTCCAATCATCGGCGCTGGGCCTCCTCATCATAGCAGCCACCACCTCACCACCAATCACAAACAACCTATAATCAGTCCCATCACCAATGAAGGGCTGGATCAGGACCAGGGAGTGCTGACCACCCATCAACCTCCTATGACTGAGGAGGAGCCCCAACTCCTCACCACTCCTCACAAGCCCAATCAACCTACCCCAGGAACCACTAATGGGCTTAACAATGAGTGGGTACTCCGGGTCCCCATTGGCATAGCCCATGACTAACTTACTGGGTACCGTGGGTATGCCCAGGGACTTAAGCCTAGCCAGCGTTAGGGCCTTGTTCCAGGAAAGGTCCAGGGCATCGCCCCTATTTATGGTCGCCACACCCATCATGTTCAAAAGCCTGGCCACGGTTATGGCCTTAACATGACTCATAACCCTAACCAAAACCGCATCCGCCAGGAGCTCCTCATTGATCCTGTCCAAATCAAGGGGAACCCTATCCACATTAACCAGGCGTAGATCAACACCCGCATTCCCAAACTCCCTAATGAGGAGTCTCTCCTCACTCCTCACCAGGTCTATTAACATGGAAACCGTTCCATCACTCTCGGGGAAAACCCAACTCAATACGCTATATAAGCATTTCCCTCACAATAACCCGCCAGGCAAATAATCTATTTAAAAGCAAGGAAAACCTTAATAAGCACTGGAAAACCATGAGAATGGGGATCCACGGTTGAAACGGTCAGGGATTACGAACTGGTCCTCGTGACGGATAAAATGGGGCCCCTGGAGCAGTCCCTAGTAAATGCGTTGGTGAATAACGGCGTCAGGGTCAAAACAATCAACGTCAGGGATGAGGGGTTAACAAACATGGACGCAAGGGCCGTCCTACTAATCAACGACGTAGTAAAGTCCCTAGTAATCTCAAGTCTATTCCCCAAAACCCTAAACCCACTAAAGACATACCAAATGGCACTGAACAGGGTAACCCTATACAACGAACTAAGACACAGCGGAATACCCACACCCAAGTACCAAGTGGCCCTGGAACCCAACGTAGTGGCCAAGGTCATTAAGGAAATGTACAGGGCATACCTAGCCACACCCTCCATGTCCCTGGAGCTGGACGGCATCGTAACCTCATGGGAAGGGGGAAAATCCATAGCGGAGCACAGGGTATACCTAGGAAACCCCCTGGTCAGCATAAACATGGTAATGCCCGCACCAGAAAAAATACAAACCCACCTGGTAGTGGGCGGCGAGTGCCTGGATTGCGGAGACAACGGGGAATTAATCAAGGAGGTAGCCAAGGTAACCGGGTGCTATTACTGCAGGGTCTCCCTGGGGTACTACGGCGGTGAACCCACGGTGCTGGGCATAGACCCAAGGATAGAACTAAGGCAGGAACACCTGGACAAGTTCATAAACACAGTAATGAGGTGGTTAAATGAGTAACACCAAGAGGGTCTGCGTAGTCGGGGCCAGCGGAATCACAGGCGGCGAACTACTAAGGCTACTCCTAACCCACCCAGGGGTTGACCTCGTCTGCGCCACATCGAGGGAGTACAAGGGAGAGTACCTATTCAGGATACACCCAAACCTAAGGGGCAGGACAACACTAACCTTCAGCGACTCCACAATAGACGCAGTACTCAAGGCGGAGCCCGACGCAGTATTCCTGGCACTACCACACGGACAAAGCATAAACTGGGTACCCAAACTCTACGAAACAGGACTAACAATCATAGACCTAAGCGCAGACTTCAGACTAAAGGACCCAAGGGCATACATGGAATGGTACGACTTCAAAGAACCACACCCATACCCAGACCTACTCGCAAAGGCAGTCTACGGACTACCCGAACTACACAGGGAGGAGCTGAGAAACGCGAAACTAATAGCGGTCCCAGGGTGCATGGCAACAGCCGCAATAATATCCCTAGCACCACCCGTGAAACAAGGCATAATAGAAACAGGGAGGATAGTGGTAGACGCAAAAATCTCAAGCTCAGGAGCAGGAGCCCACGCACCAAGACTCGACCTACACCCCTTCAGAACATACGTAATAAGACCATACGAAGTGGTACACCACAGACACACAGCAGAAATAGAACAGGAACTATCAAGACTAACCAACAGGGAAGTCAAGGTAGCCTTCACACCACACGCAGTGGACCTAGTAAGGGGAATACTAACCACATCCCACACATGGCTCACAAAGGAAGTAACCGAACCAGACATATGGAAAACCTACAGATCAATGTACAACAACGAACCCTTCATAAGGATAGTGAAGGACAGGGCAGGGTACCAACGCTACCCAGACGTAAAATACGTAATAGGAAGCAACCTAGTGGACATAGGATTCGAAATAGACCAAAGACTAAACAGACTAGTCATACTAGCAGCCATAGACAACCTAATGAAAGGAGCCTCAGGACAGGCAGTACAGGCATTCAACATAGCCATGGGGTTTGAGGAAACCACAGCACTAACAACAATACCACTATACCCAGTATAACCCAAAACAATTAAAACCCAAGGAACCAAAGAACACACAATGACCGTAACCTGCTACGACGGAACAGGAAAACAAATAAACTGCACACCAGAAGAACTATGCAAATACCCAACACCAGGAGGACACACATACATACTAAAAACAACAAACAACAAAATAATACTATACAGAATAACAAAAATAGTCACCAACTGCACCCTAGAACTAATAGCATACATAGACGAAGAAAACGGAAAATACGAAATAAACAATCAAGCACAAATAAACGACCAAATAATGAAAGAAATCCTAAAAACAATAATAGGACCAGAAGCCCTACAACAAGCACAAACCAAAACAACAACCAAGGAAGAAAAACCAAGACCCAGGGCAAGAACCAAAAAACCAGAGGCAAAAACCGAAGAAAAACCCACAGAGAAAAAACCAGAAGAAAAACAACAATAAAGCCACAATACCATTAATTACCATTAAGCAACTCAAGCAACTTACGCATATTATCAATAAGAATTCCCGTCTTCACATTCATCACCTCGTAAATAACCCCCACAGGCTCCTTAGCATTAGCATCACTCAACTTACTCAACACACTCTTAATCAACTCTGCAAACTTACCAAGCTCCTCATCACTAGGTAGCCCATGACCCCTAAGCTCACGCGCCTCGGGCGAGTGCACATGAAACTCACCCACAATACCAGGATACCGCTCAACCACCCACTTCAACTCATCCCACACCGCTTTACTACCCTTCTTTTTCTTAATACTCTGCCCTGGATCAAGCACAAGCTTAACCTCCAATTCCCTGGCGAATTTAATGGTAGCATCACTATAATCACTAATTGTCTGAGGCTCAGACTCACGATTACGCCCCAACCTAACTACACTCCCAGCCCTGGGCTCAAGGATCAATTCAATTCCGGGACCCAATCCCCCCTTAAAGTCATTAAGGCACTCCTTAAGCCGATTAACATCCCTCTCCACACGCCTGCATATTATACGCTCATGCTCAACACTGCAATTATCAAGCCTTGTAAAACCTGGGTGAACCTCAACAATAAACTTAAACTTAAACCCAAAACCATAAAGCAACTCCTCGGCTTCACTCACAATATTATTAATTGATTTCAAATAAGCAGCCCTAAATTTCTCATCACACCACAAAGGCGCCGAATAATCAGTATGAAACAAAACCCTCAAGAACCCACCAAACCCTAAGCCCTTCAGAAACCCAGAAAACCCCTCAAGCCTACTCACGAAATTTTCCTCATCACCACCCAACACATCCCCAATCAAGTCATTAAGTACACGGTCCAAAGGCCCAGTAACACTACGTTTCTTACTCGACTCAAAAACCCTAAGTGGGTGAAAAAACGTTATAGAATAACCCTCCTTAACAACATAATCCCTGAGAAAATCCCTAAACTCTTTATACTCGTAATAATTAGCCGTAGTACCAATAGAAATAAGCCCCTTATCCACAACACAACCCCCAGGAACACGCTTAAAAACTTATCCAAACCAGCATGGGCAAATATGCAAAACCCATCATTAATTAAAACCAGTAATACATTTTTAGGAGCGCAAGAGCCCTAACCAGTGCCCTTATTCATATTCAACCTCGAACTAAAGCCAAAAACAGCCCTACCCCTAACGGGATTCACAGGATACATCGCAGAATCACTAACACTAAACATAATAGGGACCGTGGACAAGGAACTGGCGAAGAAACTACACGACACAAAAACACCCAAACCCTTCTCAGTAACGCCAATAATCATCGACGGAAAACCCATCATAATGGGGGACCACGTGGTGGAGCCAGGCAAGGCACTAACCATCAGGGTAACCGCAATAAACAACATGGGACCAATACTCGCCGAAGCACTGGACAAGGTAGGCACCGTCAGGATAGGCAATGTGGAGACCACGGTGGAGGTAAAGGAGGCCCTAATAATAACGGAGGAAAAACTAAGGGAGGACAGGGGATCCAGGATCAGGATAAACTTCCTAACACCAGTGAGGTTCGCCAGGAAACCCCTAATGAGGCGCAGAAAACCCATGTTCGACTTCTGCCCCACACCAGTGAACCTAGCCAGGTCAGCCCTAATACACATGCAAATGACCATGAAAACAACACCCACAAAAACACCCACAAAACTCCTCAGGTGGATCTTCACATACGTGTACATGAGGGACATGATAGGCAGGGTAGTCGCAGTAAAACACAAAAACAAACCCCAACTGGGCTTCCTAGGCAGTGCGGAGTACGAAATAAACAGCGCAAGGAGAGTAAGGAGGGAACAATTCTGGACACTACTAAACTACGCAGAACTAATGAACGTAGGAACAGGAAGAAGCGCAGGATTCGGACTCATAAAAATAACAACCCCATAAACCAAACACCACAAATAAAATCCTCACCAATAACCACAATCCAACCCTCCTACGAAATCTCTAAACAATATCAGCAACACCACACCATACCCCACAGAGAAAGAATCCTTCAATCTTCCATGACCAGCACGGCTCCGGCGTACGAGGTGCTCTCAATCTTCATATGAAATCTTCTCCCTCTCAGTGAGCACAACCAGCATCAGGAACAAAACGCTTTCAATCTTCATATGAAATCTTCAATAAAGGTGTGTACTTAATCAATTGCCCCTCGTTCTGCTCAATTTCAATCTTCTTGTGAAATCTTCCGGTTTGTGGGTTTTTCTAGGGTTTTATAAGCTTTTCCTTTTCCTGCCTTTCCCCTCGTTAGCGCGTATTTTAACTTCCTTTTTCATTGATTCGTGCCTGTTCTCACGGTGGTCTTTGGGAATTGAATTAATGTTCCCACGGTACTTCAATTCTCCAAAAACATGACTGTTCCCACGGAGTGCAGACAAAAGACAAACGTAGAAAATGCACGAAGCAATGCAACTTAAATGAGAATTGAGCGCGACCGCCCCACGTATTGAGTTGCACGTTTTCGTGAAGGCTTGCTCTCTTTGGTTGTATGTTGTGTTTGCTTATTTACCCTTTGGTTGGCGTTGTTTTGATGTTGGGTAGGGTCTTTAATAGGGTTAGGTTGTTTAGTGTTGGGGATTTACCAATTGAGGTTAGGGGCTGGTCCAGGGAGGTTTCCGATGTAAGCCTTGAATACATGCCCAGCGTCTCCGAGGTCTTCTCGCCATGCCCTACGCATAGGGATGTTTATCTTAGGCGTGTCCTTAATGTTGCCGTTAAGCCCAATGATTCATTGAACCTGGGTAGGGCTTTGCATGATGTTTTCCTAGCACCCTTTAGGTTGATCAATAGGGTTGGGGTTGGGGGTTTAATTGATGAGTTGTTCAGGTTGAAGCAGGATGTCATCTCTCAAGTCCCTGGGGATCTCAGGGGCTTCGCATCCATAGTGTTTGAGCACTCGGCCAGGTTCTTAATGGACATAACCCTTGATGATTACCCAATACCCATAAGCGTTGAGCCTGGGCTCGGCGGTGTTTATTTATGGTGACAAAGGCGGTAAACCCAGCCTTACCCTTGATGTCATGGAGCCCTTTAGGCCCGTTGTTGATAAGTCCTTAATATTCTCGAAACCTAGGGTTGAGTTAGTCAATGGCTACCTAACCTATGAGTCCAAGGGCCTCGTTTCTAAGGTGGTGCTTGGGTTTAAACTCCAGGGTTTACCTACCGCGCCCACTACATTTAGTGTTTTTTATTTTGTAGTACGGTCTGTAATAACCTATTGAGTCTGGGCTTGCTATTTCTTTTGAGTACACGGTTTACGTGCTTGATGAAGGTTGCTTCTCGTTTTTGATTATTACCTGGGCTATGTATACCCTGGTGTAGATCCTAGCTAGGTTTGTCAATGCATCTATTACTGCGCTCTGTGCCTTATCTCGGGCTAGTAGTGGTTGTATTAATTTGACCATATTTTCCACGCTCAGTTCTCTCATGTACCTCTCCACGGATTCCTCGAAAAGGGCCTTGTTCCTATTTACAATATACGAGTAATTAACCA contains:
- a CDS encoding [LysW]-aminoadipate/[LysW]-glutamate kinase, with amino-acid sequence MLLIIKVGGSVIRRGLDPLVSEVPGLVRDGFRVVIAHGGGWFVNELMERMGMKPRFVTSPSGVVSRYTDLETLRVYVMGMMYLNKELVGRLQGVGVRAIGLSGLDGGLLRARRKESLVIIDERGRERVIDGGYTGKIEGANTDLVTKLLDDGYVPVIAPVAMDVKTGGPLNVDSDQVIEALAQSMTPNYALILTDVDGLLIGGNVVKRLTPEEALALFKNPEVKGGMRRKIYMAAQLASKGVYTIISNGTVENPIRSALAGLGTHITASR
- the lysW/argW gene encoding alpha-aminoadipate/glutamate carrier protein LysW; this encodes MPTKVTCQVCGADINVPDDVLDGELVSCPSCGQKYQVVIQNGLIQLKLINVEEEDWGE
- the lysX gene encoding lysine biosynthesis protein LysX — its product is MVIETLHFIYDVARLDERLLIREFEAAGAPFKLVNAEQLIFRFPGNDLRGTAFIRTISQVRTQLIAQLYESLGGSSINPARSIINGNNKAVTLALLSRFNVPTPNTLVAFSGELAVKSLDQVGRPTIVKPIHGSWGRLVSLVHGPEDLELLTRHRESMENPQYSVYLLQEFIRKPGRDIRVTVVGDRAVAAIYRYAVTDDWRTNTARGGKAEPVKIDPELEDISVRATKAVGAYYAGVDVVESDGGYKVLEVNTVPEFKNVQRVTGVNVARAIVELTIDLIKRGF
- a CDS encoding M20/M25/M40 family metallo-hydrolase: MMFTDDFKIKMLMEALSIYSPTGNEHEFAKFLYEFMNSQGVDVKIDDVGNVIATRGLGKPTLWLHAHMDTVPGMLEVRRVGDKVIGRGASDDKGPLMAMVFALLETRVVKGTVVFTGVVHEEGDSLGTKFLINSAVAPRPDGIIVAEPTGVNKVVTKYRGGVKAVIRVSTRGGHASNPDLDSNAIIKAWEIYRELSTALRSGTSYENFLVTPTMMQCGEAENVIPSRCQLTLDIRIPPGRTCSDVAKAVNDVLSNHRDGVSIELRPCTEPVEVDINNPAVRAVSRAIIKTLNQRPILARKWGTSDMNELVALTRNLVAYGPGEGFFSHSEEEFVRVDDYLNAIKIYRNSILEFMNIVQP
- a CDS encoding homocitrate synthase/isopropylmalate synthase family protein encodes the protein MDGEDVIREVTSEWPLPPRLMFSSFHIEPEVPSELYITDTTFRDGQQAFNAYGVEDARELFRLLGELDNGSGRIIRSEFFLYTERDRAIVKAVRELNLEYPRVIGWGRARIEDVQLVKEAGLDEMVMLMSISDIHIKYKFNSTRDRVVSKYLAVAGYALKEGIRLRCSLEDITRADIGFALSFAEKLLRLSEKYGVEVTIKLPDTTGVGVPFPFAQLPYSIPKLVWVFRKVLGIPSDRLEFHGHGDYHMAVANAVSAWLYGAAINNATLLGIGERAGNVPIEALVIWYARIRGSFDGMNPRVISKIADFFRGLGYEVPRYQPIVGSNAFSTAAGIHVQAQLRNPITYLSMDPQIIGRSASIVIGPYSGRSAIYHWLVTHGFRADEDVVNRVYNRVVELYNNGLRRPLTDEELMRITSEVLSLNQ
- a CDS encoding aspartate aminotransferase family protein, with the protein product MMEELMGFEDQYLARYYTKRRIVIVRGSMQYVWDSNGNKYLDAHTGFGVAFLGHRNPRVVEAIKEQLDKILTVPLTFYNDARASFIREFMRIVPNTYGKVFLQNSGTEAVEVALKIARKISKRAEFLAFMNSFHGRTLGALSVTGNEKYRRAFEPLPYRVRFAPFNAVDQVDKLVTEDLAAVIVEPVQGEGGVNPARPEFLRALRQVTSERNVLLIFDEVQTGFGRTGYYWAFQGYGVEPDIFTAGKSIAGGLPIGVTVVRREFGDVFEPGEHGSTFAGNPLVMAAARAGVEVLISENVPERVRYMGEKLLRELSDELSGLKPVLRVKGMGFMLGVELKKRADPYLDPLIGMGLLASVAGGTTIRLLPPYCITDDDVGLIIQSLRKSLVE
- a CDS encoding RimK family alpha-L-glutamate ligase encodes the protein MSWVFPESDGTVSMLIDLVRSEERLLIREFGNAGVDLRLVNVDRVPLDLDRINEELLADAVLVRVMSHVKAITVARLLNMMGVATINRGDALDLSWNKALTLARLKSLGIPTVPSKLVMGYANGDPEYPLIVKPISGSWGRLIGLVRSGEELGLLLSHRRLMGGQHSLVLIQPFIGDGTDYRLFVIGGEVVAAMMRRPSADDWRSNVARGGRAFAIKPSPEMEELAVKAVEALGLDYAGVDLIYSEDRGYMVNEVNGVPEFRGLMSVTNINIAGRLVDYVVGVVRR
- the argC gene encoding N-acetyl-gamma-glutamyl-phosphate reductase, whose protein sequence is MSNTKRVCVVGASGITGGELLRLLLTHPGVDLVCATSREYKGEYLFRIHPNLRGRTTLTFSDSTIDAVLKAEPDAVFLALPHGQSINWVPKLYETGLTIIDLSADFRLKDPRAYMEWYDFKEPHPYPDLLAKAVYGLPELHREELRNAKLIAVPGCMATAAIISLAPPVKQGIIETGRIVVDAKISSSGAGAHAPRLDLHPFRTYVIRPYEVVHHRHTAEIEQELSRLTNREVKVAFTPHAVDLVRGILTTSHTWLTKEVTEPDIWKTYRSMYNNEPFIRIVKDRAGYQRYPDVKYVIGSNLVDIGFEIDQRLNRLVILAAIDNLMKGASGQAVQAFNIAMGFEETTALTTIPLYPV
- the cas6 gene encoding CRISPR-associated endoribonuclease Cas6, giving the protein MPLFIFNLELKPKTALPLTGFTGYIAESLTLNIIGTVDKELAKKLHDTKTPKPFSVTPIIIDGKPIIMGDHVVEPGKALTIRVTAINNMGPILAEALDKVGTVRIGNVETTVEVKEALIITEEKLREDRGSRIRINFLTPVRFARKPLMRRRKPMFDFCPTPVNLARSALIHMQMTMKTTPTKTPTKLLRWIFTYVYMRDMIGRVVAVKHKNKPQLGFLGSAEYEINSARRVRREQFWTLLNYAELMNVGTGRSAGFGLIKITTP